Proteins encoded within one genomic window of Ranitomeya variabilis isolate aRanVar5 chromosome 4, aRanVar5.hap1, whole genome shotgun sequence:
- the LOC143766299 gene encoding gastrula zinc finger protein XlCGF66.1-like translates to MDRDRDKMAERILHLTLEILFRLTGEDYTVVKKTSGEHCQDPESEAWERPLSPITGPPPHLLIHEDINDRKILELVCKMIELLTGEVPIRCQDVTVYFSMEEWEYLEGHKDVYKDVMMEVPQTRTSLVLSSKRTTPERCPRPLLPQDCKQEDPNVPQDHQGEDLNHINTTETYVRGDDRCKEEIPTYDYPADNYSWCPEGHQISSDFKARDNGITHDTYEEHTIIPYVNSALQNKDLSSDPFQLVLSSASSQITKQNERAHIGIKPHSSSECGKCFPHESNLVKHQQIHTVKKPSSCSECGKCFNHESDLVVQQRIHQVEKPYSCSECRKCFSRKTSLIEHQRSHRGEKPFSCPECGKYFTKKSHVATHQRVHTGEKPFSCSECGKYFTKKTYLETHQRVHTGEKPFSCSECRKCFNRKSVLVAHQRSHTGEKPYSCSECGKYFGHKSNLATHQRIHTGERPYSCSECEKSFSQKSSLDKHLKSHSGKKPYFNVEHVESASTTTRV, encoded by the exons atggatagggacagggacaagatggcggagaggatattacacctcaccctagagatcctcttccggcttactggagag gattacacagtagtgaagaagacctctggtGAGCACTGTCAGGACCCTGAGTCTGAGgcatgggaaagacccctgagcccaatcacagggcctccacctcatctcctaatacatgaggacatcaatgaccggaagatcctagaactcgtctgcaagatgattgagctgctgacaggagag gttcctataaggtgtcaggatgtcaccgtctatttctccatggaggagtgggagtatttagaaggacacaaagatgtgtacaaggacgtcatgatggaggttccccaaacCCGCACATCATTAG ttctatccagtaagaggacaacaccagagagatgtccccgtcctcttcttccacaggactgtaaacaagaagaccccaatgttcctcaggatcatcag ggtgaagatctgaaccacattaatactacagagacatatgtgagaggTGATgaccggtgtaaagaggagattcctacatatgactacccag CAGATAACTATTCTTGGTGCCCAGAAGGACATCAAATATCTTCAGATTTCAAGGCACGTGATAATGGAATCACACATGATACTTATGAAGAGCACACCATTATCCCGTATGTAAACTCAGCCCTTCAAAACAAAGACCTATCATCTGATCCTTTTCAACTGGTCCTATCTTCTGCTTCATCACAGATTACAAAGCAAAATGAAAGAGCTCATATAGGAATTAAGCCACATTcaagttcagaatgtgggaaatgtttccccCATGAATccaatcttgttaaacatcagcaaATTCACACTGTGAAGAAGCCatcttcatgttctgaatgtgggaaatgcttcaaCCATGAATCTGATCTTGTTGTACAGCAGCGAATTCACCAAGtggagaagccttattcatgttcagaatgtaggaaatgttttagtCGGAAAACAAGTCTTATTGAGCATCAAAGAAGCCacagaggggagaagcctttttcatgcccagaatgtggaaaatattttaccaaGAAATCACATGTTGCTACACATCAAcgagttcacacaggagagaagccattttcatgctctgaatgtgggaaatattttaccaaGAAAACATATTTAGAAACACATCAGAGAGTTCACaccggagaaaagccattttcatgttctgaatgtaggaaatgttttaaccggaaatcagtTTTGGTTgcgcatcagagaagtcacacaggagagaagccgtattcatgttcagaatgtggaaaatattttggccacAAATCAAATCTTGCTactcatcaaagaattcacacaggagagaggccatattcatgttctgaatgtgagaAATCTTTTTCTCAAAAATCCAGTCTTGATAAACATCTGAAGAGTCACAGCGGGAAGAAGCCTTACTTTAATGTAGAACATGTTGAAAGTGCTTCAACCACAACTCGGGTCTAA